The following coding sequences lie in one Rutidosis leptorrhynchoides isolate AG116_Rl617_1_P2 chromosome 6, CSIRO_AGI_Rlap_v1, whole genome shotgun sequence genomic window:
- the LOC139853778 gene encoding uncharacterized protein: MNLVSINIGGGVKFIQKQKWIRGICNDNNISVLGIQETKLTRLDLFVVKSLWGNMQFDVAISSARGRSGGLLTIWDPSSFKKIRIISMDNVLIVEGIWLATSSNCYLVNIYAPQGRSQKVQLWHFIKSFMSANSGNYLLFGDFNATRYAHDHLGTMFCSRVASDLNNFISDCELFDIPLGGRRYTRMNKTCTSMSKLDRLLVNNGALDLFPNIHGLILPNLWSDHCPIMLTNESFDYGPHPFKLFNSWFKIDGFEAIVHEAWNEYNGGLDINPFIDFKNKLKHVKTRLKAWKTQNVADRSIAKKNF, from the coding sequence ATGAATCTAGTATCCATCAATATTGGAGGAGGGGTGAAGTTCATTCAAAAGCAAAAATGGATCCGCGGGATTTGCAATGATAATAATATCTCTGTCCTCGGTATTCAAGAAACGAAACTTACTCGTCTTGATTTATTCGTGGTGAAGTCTTTGTGGGGCAATATGCAATTTGATGTCGCTATTTCAAGTGCCCGTGGTCGTTCGGGAGGATTACTCACCATTTGGGACCCTAGTTCTTTCAAAAAAATTAGGATTATTTCAATGGATAACGTTCTGATCGTGGAAGGTATTTGGCTGGCTACTTCTTCTAACTGTTATCTTGTGAATATTTACGCTCCTCAAGGTAGATCTCAAAAGGTACAACTTTGGCATTTCATTAAGTCTTTCATGTCAGCTAACAGCGGGAATTATCTTCTTTTTGGCGATTTTAATGCTACGAGGTATGCGCATGACCATTTAGGAACCATGTTCTGTTCTCGGGTTGCAAGTGATTTAAATAATTTCATTTCTGACTGTGAGTTATTTGATATTCCGTTGGGTGGTCGAAGATATACTCGTATGAATAAGACTTGTACTAGTATGTCAAAACTAGACCGCCTATTGGTTAACAATGGTGCCCTCGATTTGTTCCCGAATATCCATGGTCTGATTCTCCCAAACCTTTGGTCGGACCATTGCCCGATCATGCTTACAAATGAGTCCTTCGACTACGGCCCGCATCCTTTTAAGCTATTCAATTCATGGTTCAAGATAGACGGTTTCGAAGCTATTGTTCATGAGGCATGGAATGAATATAATGGAGGTCTTGACATTAATCCTTTCATTGATTTCAAAAATAAACTCAAGCATGTAAAAACACGCCTAAAAGCCTGGAAGACTCAGAATGTAGCAGACAGAAGCATCGCCAAAAAAAACTTCTGA